DNA sequence from the Bacteroidota bacterium genome:
TCTATGACTACCTCCCTCAGCGGCAGCAAACTGGTGCTCGGTGTATCCGGCAGCATTGCTGCGTACAAGGCAGCAGAACTTGTCCGGCTGCTCAAAAAAGCCGGCGCCGAGGTTCAGGTAATCATGACGGCTGATGCAGAACGCTTTATTCCTGCGCTAACGCTTAGCACCCTATCTGGCAAAAACACCCTCGTCGAAATTTTCCCCGAACAGGCGGAAGGTACCTGGACCCAACATATTGAACTGGGCCTTTGGGCGGATCTATTTGTTGTCGCACCAGCAACTGCGCAAACGATTGCAAAACTGGCACACGGTTTTTGTGACAATATGCTCACGGCCGTAGCCCTTGCAGCGCGTTGCCCCATGCTTGTTTGTCCGGCCATGGATCACGACATGTACGTGCACCCGGCTACGCAAGCGAACCTGAAAACCCTCGACGCACATGGCTACCATATAAAGCCGCCAGAGCATGGCGAGCTAGCCAGCGGCCTGATTGGCACCGGCCGGCTACCAGCACCAACAGCAATTGTCGACGAAATTGCAAAAACGATTGCGCTTCAGCAAAGTACAGCGTCATTGCAAGGCCAGCACGTATTGGTGACTGCAGGTCCAACACAAGAATCCCTCGACCCTGTTCGCTTTATTTCCAACCATTCAACAGGCACAATGGGGTATGCCCTGGCAGCGGCAGCCCAACAACGCGGAGCCACGGTCACGCTCATAAGCGGACCAACCGATCTGGAAACTCCAGCCGGTGTACAGCGCATTGATGTACTCTCAGCCGCAGACATGGCCGGCGCTGTTGCAAAACATGACGATGCCCACATGGTGATCATGACCGCAGCGGTTGCTGATTACACGCCGGCGGAAAAAGCACAGCGCAAAATCAAAAAAGGCGCCGGCGACCTCAATCTTACGCTTACCCGTACCCAGGATATCCTGGCCGGCCTCGGTGCCAACAAAAAGCCCGGTCAAGTACTGGTTGGCTTCGCACTCGAAACTGACAACCTCGAAGAAAACGCACGAAGGAAGCTCGAAAAGAAAAACCTGGACTGGATTGTGCTCAACAGCCCCAACAACGCAGGTGAAGGCTTTGGCACAACAACCAACCGGGTAACCCTTTTCAGCGCTACAGGTACACAAAAATCACTGCCGCTCATGGATAAAGCACAGGTAGCTGTAGCCATTCTCGACGAGATTGAAGCTTCAACGAAGCATTCGCTGTAAGGCTGATTTTTCATATCTTGCTGAAGAGTGCCGCTGCCCTGTTTATTCATTGCATCTCTGCTGGCTTATGCAAGACATCATCAAAGAACTACGCAGTGCCCTTGAACTCCAACATGCCATCCAGGGTACGCTCGTACCGCTTGGTAGTAGCGATGTACCCGAGGCACCCGTTGTAGCACATGAAGCATCAACTGACAAGGATACAGCAGATAAGGCAACTGTTGTGATCGCACCACCAGCAGATGCAAACCCGGCACCGGTTTCTTCTGCGCCAGTCGCTGTGGATCAAGCTCCAGATGCTTCGATTACTGAAAAACCAACCGTTGTTATCGCAGGCAATGCAGAAAAACAGACGGTGCCAGCGCCATCCGACGCGCCGACAGTTGTTAAAACACAGACGCCTCCTGCAACAGAGCACCCATCCAACGCAGATCTATTTGGTAATAAAACTGATCCAACGCGTGACAGTAGTTTGCCCCCAGCTGAGCGCATCGCAGCACTCATTCCAGCAGATTCGCCGCTACACGCCATGCAAACCATGGAAGAAGTTGCGGCATACGTATCCAGCACCGTACTTATTCCATTGGATGCGAAGCGGATCAATCCTGTGTTTGGGGTAGGTAACCCGACAAGCGACTTGCTCGTCATTGGAGAAGCGCCCGGTGCTGATGAGGATAAGCAAGGTGAGCCTTTTGTAGGCCGCGCCGGCCAATTGCTGAATAAAATTCTCGGAGCCATCAACTTTGCCCGGGAAGATGTGTACATTGCAAACATCCTGAAAAGCCGGCCGCCCAACAACCGGGATCCGCAACCTGATGAAATTGCCGCGCACATTCCGATTTTATACAAACAAATCACACTGATCAAACCGAGATTGATTTTGTGTGTAGGCAAAACAGCCGGCAATACTTTGCTGAACAAAAAGAGTTCGCTGGGTGCTCTCAGGGGTAAATTCAACGACTTCTATGGCATTCCGACGATGGTGACCTACCATCCGGCTGCCCTGCTCCGGAACGAGCAATGGAAACGTCCGACCTGGGAAGATGTAAAGCTGCTACGCCAGAAATACGATGAACTTACAGGTTAACAAGGGCGTAGCAATTTTCTGTCTCCCGCGGTTGTTGCCAATACCAGCAGGCTGCAAACGATAATCTCAAAAAAAGAACGCCGTGTCTGACCAGGAAGAACTCAAATCAAACCGCATCAACATCAGCGAAGAAGGCACGCGGTACCCCATCGAGAAAATGACGAAGCAAAACCGGGCTGTTCGCAACAGCGGCCGGCAGATGCTCGAAAAAAGCGGCCGCGTTCCGCCACAAGCCATGGAAGTTGAGCAATCCGTGCTTGGCGCCATGCTCATCGAAAAGACCTCGATTCCGAAAGCCATTGAAATTCTGGCTGCTGACGCGTTTTACCAGACCAAACACGAAATTATATACAGCGCCATCCTGAGCCTGTTTGAACGCGGCAACCCGGTTGATCTCATCACACTCACAGAGGAGTTAAAGCGACGCGGGACACTCGAAGAAGTAGGAGGCGCCTACTACCTGACTGAGCTAACTACGCGGGTCGATACAGCGGCAAACATCGAGTACCACGCACGCATCATCGCGGAGAAGTCGCTGATGCGGAAGATGATTGAGACCATGACAGGGCTCATCGGCAAAGCATACGACCCCAGTACAGATGCCTTTGAATTACTGGATGACTCCGAACGAGAAATTTTCCATATTTCAGATAGTCAGTTACGCAAGCCGGCAACATCGCTGAATGACATCCTCAAAGGAACGCTTGCCAACCTGGAATCTGTGCACGGCCAGGAAGGCGGCATCACCGGCGTGCCAACCGGTTTTACGCGGCTGGATGACATGACAGGCGGCTGGCAAAAAACTGACCTTATTATTATTGCAGCGCGTCCCTCAATGGGTAAAACGGCGTTTAGCCTCGCCATGGCGCGCAACGCAGCGCTGCACCCCGAGCAAGCTGTTGGCGTGGCTATTTTCTCCCTGGAGATGGGCTCACACCAGTTGGCGCAACGTCTCTTGACATCGGAAGCCAGGGTAGACGCCCAGGCAGCCCGAACAGGCCGGCTACCCGATGATGACTGGCCCAAGCTTGCAAAAGCAGCCGGCCGGCTTTCAGCTGCTCCGATCTACATTGACGACACCCCGAGTCTGGGTATCCTCGAACTCCGCGCCAAGTGCCGGCGATTAAAAGCGGAGTTTGATATCGGACTTGTTATCGTGGATTACCTGCAGCTGATGCATGGCTCTACTTCAGGACGCACCAACCGTGAGCAAGAAATTGCACAGATCTCCAGGTCGCTAAAAGGCCTGGCAAAAGAGCTTGACGTACCCGTGATCGCCCTTTCCCAGCTCAGCCGCGCCGTAGAATCGCGAGGCGGTGACAAACGCCCCCAGCTTTCTGATCTCCGTGAAAGCGGTAGTATTGAGCAGGATGCTGACGTAGTGGCGTTTATTTACCGCGCTGAACGCTACGGCATTACGGTTGATGAAAACGGGCAGTCTACGGAAGGGATGGGAGAAATTATTATTGGCAAGCAGCGTAACGGCCCGATTGGCAATGTGCAGTTGGCGTTTGTTAACCAGTATGCGCGGTTCGAAAACTTGCAGTCTTACTACCAGGATGCAGGAGGAGGCTATGAATTTGGCGCTGGTGGTCCACCTCCCTCAATGCCACCCCCACCGCCAGCAGGTGAAGGCGCACCGTTTTAAGCTGAACCATGTTGCCTCGTTTTTCGTGGCTACAAGGACTTGTGCACGCCCCTCACCGCACACACCAAACACAGAAGAGGCTGAATATCCGTTGCTTTAGCGCGGGACATTCAGCCTCTTTCAGGTTTTAGACGATCGTTACAGCGCTTAGTTGGCTGCGATGTTTACGGTAAACGTAATGTCGATGTCAGATTCGTCACTCTGTGTCACACCGTCTTTTGGTGCGTCATCGTAGTGACTCAGGACAACATTCATGGAAGCAGTGGTTGCATCACCTGCGCTAACTGCTACCGTGTAATCGAGTCCCAAAGGCAAGCCATTGCCATCTGTATCGTTGATGGTAACGGCCAGACGACCAGCGCCGGCGCCAGAAGCTGAGTACCAGAACTGGTGCTCATCATCTTCTTCCTCAATCTCTTCCGTGATATCTTCACCATTAAGGTCATCACGAAGTTCAATTGAACCGGTGTAGGTTGTGCCAGCTACCAGATCGATATCATCAATGGATACGTTTGAACCGTCTCCGTTGGGATCTCTCC
Encoded proteins:
- a CDS encoding uracil-DNA glycosylase, translated to MQDIIKELRSALELQHAIQGTLVPLGSSDVPEAPVVAHEASTDKDTADKATVVIAPPADANPAPVSSAPVAVDQAPDASITEKPTVVIAGNAEKQTVPAPSDAPTVVKTQTPPATEHPSNADLFGNKTDPTRDSSLPPAERIAALIPADSPLHAMQTMEEVAAYVSSTVLIPLDAKRINPVFGVGNPTSDLLVIGEAPGADEDKQGEPFVGRAGQLLNKILGAINFAREDVYIANILKSRPPNNRDPQPDEIAAHIPILYKQITLIKPRLILCVGKTAGNTLLNKKSSLGALRGKFNDFYGIPTMVTYHPAALLRNEQWKRPTWEDVKLLRQKYDELTG
- the dnaB gene encoding replicative DNA helicase — encoded protein: MSDQEELKSNRINISEEGTRYPIEKMTKQNRAVRNSGRQMLEKSGRVPPQAMEVEQSVLGAMLIEKTSIPKAIEILAADAFYQTKHEIIYSAILSLFERGNPVDLITLTEELKRRGTLEEVGGAYYLTELTTRVDTAANIEYHARIIAEKSLMRKMIETMTGLIGKAYDPSTDAFELLDDSEREIFHISDSQLRKPATSLNDILKGTLANLESVHGQEGGITGVPTGFTRLDDMTGGWQKTDLIIIAARPSMGKTAFSLAMARNAALHPEQAVGVAIFSLEMGSHQLAQRLLTSEARVDAQAARTGRLPDDDWPKLAKAAGRLSAAPIYIDDTPSLGILELRAKCRRLKAEFDIGLVIVDYLQLMHGSTSGRTNREQEIAQISRSLKGLAKELDVPVIALSQLSRAVESRGGDKRPQLSDLRESGSIEQDADVVAFIYRAERYGITVDENGQSTEGMGEIIIGKQRNGPIGNVQLAFVNQYARFENLQSYYQDAGGGYEFGAGGPPPSMPPPPPAGEGAPF
- the coaBC gene encoding bifunctional phosphopantothenoylcysteine decarboxylase/phosphopantothenate--cysteine ligase CoaBC; this encodes MTTSLSGSKLVLGVSGSIAAYKAAELVRLLKKAGAEVQVIMTADAERFIPALTLSTLSGKNTLVEIFPEQAEGTWTQHIELGLWADLFVVAPATAQTIAKLAHGFCDNMLTAVALAARCPMLVCPAMDHDMYVHPATQANLKTLDAHGYHIKPPEHGELASGLIGTGRLPAPTAIVDEIAKTIALQQSTASLQGQHVLVTAGPTQESLDPVRFISNHSTGTMGYALAAAAQQRGATVTLISGPTDLETPAGVQRIDVLSAADMAGAVAKHDDAHMVIMTAAVADYTPAEKAQRKIKKGAGDLNLTLTRTQDILAGLGANKKPGQVLVGFALETDNLEENARRKLEKKNLDWIVLNSPNNAGEGFGTTTNRVTLFSATGTQKSLPLMDKAQVAVAILDEIEASTKHSL
- a CDS encoding type 1 periplasmic binding fold superfamily protein, coding for MKTKLYLPLFLMLALVAVGCDSDDPDDDGPGEEELITTVTLTLSPQGGGTDVIAIWRDPNGDGSNVSIDDIDLVAGTTYTGSIELRDDLNGEDITEEIEEEDDEHQFWYSASGAGAGRLAVTINDTDGNGLPLGLDYTVAVSAGDATTASMNVVLSHYDDAPKDGVTQSDESDIDITFTVNIAAN